In the genome of Dermacentor variabilis isolate Ectoservices chromosome 5, ASM5094787v1, whole genome shotgun sequence, one region contains:
- the LOC142581816 gene encoding neprilysin-1-like gives MPRSARTSSVKPDSIFGPVTSKKSISHDEAAQTVKPPQQADAVHEIATKTIEKASKPLRSRKPSVHHSKPKSTCDSEVNRQTIKILHSSTRTGVEHDWQLVQGEPKHSTLRLWIAAAVLVAVGVTCVSVYLMFFRKHLIPRVQCNSKPCLDHAERLLASIDTSVNPCHDFYAFTCGLWQSSSPQKSVQDVMNEKATQDELEEISTDLWNVGKPSRLYQKCLNPEPSDIAANIVALEEIMANLFLTWPMENPQPTDSHPLDVMVELAFKWDINFIFSMEAARTSAIGSILVFRRIYSSAAWVDRFEKSMSAEQYEDIVKAHLNYLGVNMTNANCTLLQLLENSFTEARLHKAHTRPKWFIMDKIDLETQSFKPGIWLQYLELHSEDMGYKWSSHDSVLLEDADILSDVEKLFKKHTHVELLTGIAWMFIQSHLWAVVGKPELMFESDVEKKCQYACLEYVNSRFGIILSAKHLNKRYPTKEARRAISSFLLSVKSEFITLLRNSSWIDVLSRHTAEQKITSMNLNLLPAEQFFDPAKRLLFYQHFPLMNDSGFFGSWLQASRIYQKLHSHEHFRDVYKKRRTLLYEPYSYSYLLNDISAGAVALEPPMFYKEGPYMINYAGAATRVAREMAKSFDPQGVDVDNHGDTVTWWGVQHSAEYSSRATCDLGEGAPATMGVFPAIPAIEASYAAYKRVRSSLWALRSKRTDLRIPGLERYDDDMLFFLTYCYALCSKKGDTMGKAECNVPLRHFDQFGKAFRCSQGSPMRAAEKCTFFSS, from the exons ACGATTGAGAAAGCGAGCAAGCCCCTTCGCAGTCGAAAACCATCCGTGCATCACTCGAAGCCGAAATCCACATGTGACAGCGAGGTGAACAGACAAACTATAAAAATC CTCCACAGCAGCACTAGGACTGGGGTCGAGCATGACTGGCAGCTGGTCCAGGGAGAACCGAAGCACAGTACATTGCGGCTGTGGATAGCAGCCGCCGTGTTAGTGGCCGTGGGGGTGACTTGTGTCTCCGTCTACTTGATGTTCTTCAGAAAGCACCTGATACCACGCGTACAGTGCAATTCAAAGCCCTGCCTCGATCACGCCGAGAGACTTCTCGCGTCGATAGACACCAGCGTGAATCCCTGCCACGACTTTTACGCATTCACCTGTGGCCTTTGGCAGAGCTCTTCACCCCAGAAATCAGTTCAAGACGTCATGAACGAAAAGGCAACACAAGACGAGCTCGAGGAGATAAGCACTGATCTATGGAATGTTGGGAAACCCAGCCgtctctaccagaaatgtttgaATCCAGAGCCAAGCGACATCGCAGCCAACATTGTTGCGCTCGAAGAGATCATGGCAAACTTGTTTCTGACATGGCCCATGGAAAACCCTCAGCCTACGGACTCGCATCCTTTAGACGTGATGGTTGAACTGGCCTTTAAGTGGGACATCAACTTTATATTCAGTATGGAAGCCGCACGCACGAGTGCTATCGGCAGCATCTTGGTTTTTCGGAGGATTTACAGTAGCGCCGCTTGGGTTGATCGCTTCGAGAAGTCCATGAGCGCAGAGCAGTACGAGGACATTGTCAAGGCGCACTTGAATTACCTCGGTGTTAATATGACAAATGCAAATTGCACACTCCTACAGTTGTTAGAAAATTCATTCACCGAAGCTAGACTCCATAAAGCGCACACAAGGCCAAAGTGGTTCATTATGGACAAGATTGATCTCGAGACACAGTCATTCAAACCGGGAATTTGGTTACAATATCTGGAACTTCACTCTGAAGACATGGGCTACAAGTGGTCTTCCCATGACTCGGTACTACTAGAAGACGCTGATATACTGTCAGATGTTGAGAAATTGTTTAAGAAGCACACTCACGTGGAGCTTCTGACTGGCATTGCCTGGATGTTCATACAGTCACACCTGTGGGCAGTCGTTGGGAAACCGGAACTAATGTTCGAAAGTGACGTAGAAAAGAAGTGTCAGTACGCCTGTCTGGAATACGTAAATTCACGCTTCGGGATTATCTTATCTGCCAAGCATTTAAATAAGCGCTACCCGACGAAAGAAGCCCGCCGCGCGATATCGAGCTTCCTGCTCAGCGTTAAGAGCGAGTTCATAACGCTTTTGAGAAACAGCTCGTGGATAGACGTGCTGAGCAGGCATACAGCCGAACAAAAGATAACCTCGATGAATCTTAATTTATTACCAGCTGAGCAATTTTTTGATCCTGCGAAGCGCCTTCTTTTTTACCAACACTTCCCGTTAATGAATGATTCGGGTTTCTTTGGGAGCTGGCTGCAGGCTTCTCGGATTTACCAGAAACTTCACAGCCATGAGCACTTCCGTGATGTGTACAAAAAGAGGCGGACTCTTCTTTACGAACCATATTCCTACTCTTACTTGCTGAATGATATCAGTGCAGGCGCTGTTGCACTCGAACCTCCGATGTTCTATAAAGAAGGGCCTTACATGATCAACTACGCTGGTGCGGCAACTCGTGTTGCGCGAGAAATGGCGAAAAGCTTCGACCCGCAGGGCGTTGATGTGGACAACCATGGTGATACTGTCACTTGGTGGGGCGTGCAGCACTCGGCCGAATACAGCAGTCGTGCCACCTGCGACTTAGGCGAAGGAGCGCCCGCGACGATGGGTGTCTTTCCGGCGATACCCGCAATCGAAGCATCTTACGCTGCGTATAAGAGGGTGCGCTCAAGTCTGTGGGCCCTAAGAAGCAAGCGCACAGACCTCAGGATTCCGGGACTGGAGAGATACGATGACGACATGTTGTTCTTCCTAACTTACTGCTACGCCTTGTGCTCCAAAAAAGGTGACACGATGGGAAAAGCAGAGTGCAATGTACCACTCAGGCACTTCGATCAGTTCGGCAAAGCCTTCCGCTGTTCTCAAGGCTCACCAATGAGAGCCGCGGAAAaatgcactttcttttcttcttga